The stretch of DNA TCAGCTCCATCTATTTAGTTCAGCAGTTCAGCTCAACTCTACTCATCAAATAAAGTTTTatttcatctcaatttaactccATTTCATTTAATTCAGTTCATCTAAAAAAACAAGTTCTAAATGTAGGAAGACTTGAGAATTTATGGTTGGAATGGAACAAAGAATGTATACATGATTATGATTCAATTATGATGGTGATTACAATCATGATCATATATAATCTATGTgctgtaattaaactaacaaggtggatctttgaccattgactaaAAATAAAGTAATAAGAACAAAATGAGGTTATGTAAGGCAATATGAATAAGAGGGAAACATGAAGAATATTATTTGAAGAGTCCGAGGACACTTACACCACCACCTCAGTCACTCCCACAAAACAGTCATCACTTAAATACTTATATACATATAATTAAGTTATAAGCTATATATGCTTGCTTAGTAATGCATGAAATAATATAATCATATAAAAAAATTTGTGCTTCGAAAGGCAAGTCAGAAGCATAGGATCCTTTGCACGTGAGTATCATCCACTTTCTCCCTTTTGTGCTTTTCATGGCACGTGGGACGACTGCCATCTCTTCTGCCCTAGTGCCCTGTGTAATTGTGTATGTAGTTTCAGGGTTTGTATTTGTAATGCCCTTAAGGCTTAAGCTTTCTTAGTAGGATCATTGTCATCACTACTTATGGAGCATAATATGGGTGATTTATCCATAATTAAGATGAAGCTTGGGTTAAACTAAGTGGAAGTCCGAATCGATTGACGATGAAGCATAAGTGGACAGGTGAGTTGTGTGGTTAAGAGTGAAATGTCCCTCGAACTCAGAGCTAGCGCTTTGGCATCACTTTGTTTACAAATATTGACGGAGTCAAGATTTGAAGTTACATGATATTAAAAATGTTCAAGGACAAACTATATATGATTGAGAACTTTAAGATCGAACTTTAAGAAGTACAAACTAATAATATACGGAGTAATACAATAAAAACGGTCAAGGACTCTGAATTAGTAGCGCAATACTACGATTGccttaaaaattgaaaatttcaactAAGAAATTTGTAAATTTTATTATTCAAGACAATCATAATTCAGGCTAACCAATAATAATTCTATTAGTTCCGGAACCAAACCTAAATGAGTCAAGCATATGTATTTTGCCTTTAGAGTACTTTTGCTAGATTTGGTCCATGTGTTATACGACACACGTGTACTACCTCGTGTTATTATTTATGGTTAATTTGCTATATGCTAGAACTCGATCACTAATTTGAGAGtgaaaatgcaaatgcaatgttgTCAGGTGGTGTTATGGGTAGGCTAACTTTTAAGGAGTATGCAGTCTTTAAAAGGTTGTGGTCTTATTGTATAATTGGTACAATGAACATTGAATTGGGGAACCTATGATTTTATAAAATTATACTAGTACTACTACTTCGTGGCAGTTAACCTTATAAGGGAAGTTCATATAAATCATATGTTATGTGTCCAATTATTGTCTGATTTAGGAGCTTATCACCACGCACCTTGCAATATAAGTAATCCCTTCAtaccggtcatttgtttacctttacttTTGACACAAAGACTAAGGAAAAATAAGAGAATCATTTAAGGGTAGTGTTATCAGATGATAATAAGTGAACGATAATGAAAATGGATGATCAAATAACTCATAAGAGACATGTCTAATATAGAATGATAAACAAATGAATGGAACACCCTAAAATGAAaacggtaaacaaatgaccgaaacAGAGTGAgtaatttattgtaattaatGGTCCGCATTAAAGATGTTTGTGAATAATTGTATTGATCATAGGACTCAATCTGCAAATGAAACAAGTACGGATATATTATGTATTTATATAAACGATTTTTTAACGCGGGTCTAAGGTCACATATTAATTAAGAAGTTGAATATGCAGCATGGAAAGATTTACAAGAAATTATTATGAGAAATCCAAATATAAATGCACTTTAACCATAAGTAATGAGAattctttgtaaatcttttatTATTCAGCttatcaataaaaaaaaaacgtaaaatatTTTTTCatgtgttacttttttttttatcccCACAATCACTTTTAGTTAAGCTTACTAAAATAATGGTTTTAAATATTTTTATTTGAATTCTCAAGAAAGTTAATTAATGCTTAGTTAAGTGAGTGGAATTATAATGTTATTTACTCGAGAGACGCATAATGATGAGCCGAAAAGAAATTAGTGGGGTGATTGGTTGAAAAATAATGTTGTCATAAATAGATTTAAATACCCAAGAGGCCAGAAAATCCTCCTAATGTCATGGTTATCTACGGCTTCCATTGGCTAAGTGCATGCATTATATGTTGGCAAATTAATATTGCACAAAACATTGTCCAATAACTTTAAATGTTTGCCATGCATAGGTGCGCTATGGACATGATTTTAGGACAATGTCTACAAATTTGTATGGCTCATCCCCCTACATTGGAATAAAGTTGCTATAGAGAATGAAGTTTTTTCTAAGCAATTACTGTACAACCATTGAAATCATATTTTTTTTAGTGTAAATCGGGGTGTACATTGTTATGTATAATTTCTTTGTTGTAAGTGCTCTTACGAAGAGGTAAACGGCTGATTAAAGAGGTTGTTCCATTTTCATTTGGGGGGGGAGGGGTCGAACCCCTAACCATCATTGAACTGCCATACTGCTTCCTTCAAGCCATGATTTATGGAACCATAGTGTATGCTACGATGGGATTTGAATGGAGAGTAGAAAAAATCTTTTGGTTTATATTCTTCATGTATTTGACCTTGTTATACTTCACTTATTACGGCATGCAATGAGCCTGTCTCGAAACCAGACTATTGCTGGGATCCTTTCCTCAGCTTCTTACAGTCTATGGAACCTTCTTTCGGGTTTTATCATTCCTAAAACCGCAAGTATCCATGTTTTTATGCATTTGTTCTACCTTTTCCACATCATTGGCTAAATCGGTAGTGAGGTATTGAGATCACATAGTTTTTCAAACAATGAAGTTAGGGTTCAATTCCCATTGAGTTAAAAAAATAGCCCTGTTGGTAAGTGATCTATAAACACCACTTTAAGTCTTCAAATAGGTCGGTGGTCTACCCTGACCTTTGACTGGGTAAGCCCCACTCTTCAACCTAAACTTTTTTGtaaaaaaacatattttattgttaaatttctttaatttgaaaattttatatttttaagaCTAGAgtagtagtaaaaaaaaaaaatactactccctctgtcccagtcatttgttgtccttttccattttgaggtgtctcagtcatttgttgtcctttctattttaagaatgaatatgatgagtaatttgatcattctcattcaatttgttccacttgtcatttagttattggcctttttctctttccttggtctttgtaccaaaacaaaatgacaacaattgaccgggacggagggagtataaccaTTACATAAAAATTAACTTCACACTCTAACAATTCTAGCTAGGCCTTTATTTACCAGACCATTGTATAAAGATACCAAGTAGTTTAACAATGCTATGTTGACAACACAAATAGTAGTGTTAAAAACTTTTATAAGGTTGAGTAAGATTGGAGAAGTTCTCCTTCTCCTCTCCAATGAATCAATTGGGTTTGATTTCCTGTTTCTCAAGGCATTTGCAATTGCCACTTGGTAGATGATTCACAAACCCTAGAATACACAATTAAATTGAGATATTATATGTTACGAGATTATTACAATTTGCAAGTGGGAATAAACTTCATTAGCTCACAAACCTACATACGGAGTATCAAATTGCTTGTTAAAAAATTGCTTATTTTGTGGTCAACATAGAGTTTCACTTGGACCAATCTCTAATGATCTTACCATCATAAACAAAGCGATTGCATTGCCGGTGTAATTCTCTTATAATAACCATGTATGTCTCATCTTACCTTTCAAGTTTGTATGTTAGATTGTTAACAATTTTGTGATCGAAACAATGATAATTGATATATCGGTTTTCTAAAATGTGTATTGAGGGCACATGTTAAAAGAATTAAAATGGAaatttttacaataaaataatgaaTTTTTTACAATAAATAATGAAATTTGAAAAAGTGCTTTATTATTTCAATTTTCCATGATATTTATCATAAAACTTTCCATTTcagttttttttctttaaaaaccgTTCATATAATTTCCTTTAgtgaatcccctatttactaaatgaataggcgaagctgcaagttttcccgcctaaaacataTTTCCTAGAATAGTACTTGATATTTTTAGCATATAGTCATATACGAGTACTATATATGTAgacatgataagttataaatggatatatcttttgtatttaaatatttataacatttaatatttcacattctgcacaaatttatctccgatTCTTTTAGGATAagaaaattctttttttttttaaagaatttattgataaaaatttattgagtttttatgataagaagttgcggTTAAAACatatggtattagtaaatatttgttaaaattcattgattttatgataaaaatttgcagctaaaaaatatattattagtaaatatttgtaaattaacttcattaatttctcggtaaaaaaataaaaaaattcaaaaaaaatactcattttattacttcttacgatttaaatttttatttatttctctaatcaaaatacattaaggagaaacatgaaaaataagtgaattgtcaatttaaattctataaataacactaaaaagtaaaactctataaatcCCGTGCATATATTACACGGGGTCTATATtagtaactctataaataccgcgcatttattgcgcgggatctaaactagttactTATCGAACAAATAGAAGTTTTATGAAATTTTGGTGCAAAATGTTTTTAGTCTCGAACAAAAACTGATGTAAGAGGGAGGTCATCTAATGATCCGTATGTCACATATTTTCGATGTTTTTATGAAATCCAAGTATATAATTTACAATTTCGAATAAAAACTGATATTTGTATAGCTATGATATGAACAATATGTGAGAGGATAATAGTGAAACTAGATATTCATTTATAACGCTCTATCAATGTCTAGTAACAGAATTTCTATATAATATAGTCGAAGCGAGTAACGAGGCTGGCGGGTTGGCTGCATTAGTTACCCACTTGACTAATGTTTATGTCTTATACAAGCAGTAATTCACGTTCAATTCACCACTATTTGAATAGAATTGGTGTCCTTTTTCATTCATCTCAAAGACCAAGACTACAAATTATGTACTCACTTACAAAATGGAATAAAAAAGGACATatagaaaatgtaaacaaacttaAAAATTTACCAAGCAGCTTCTCCAAGAAGAGAGAGGTTAATTAATTTACCTAAAAAAATGAGATTATTAGTGATAGAGGTCAATTAGTTTAGGTTAAAAGGAGCTCTAAGGCCAAGGTGATGAGCAAGCAAAGACCAAGGTCCTTAATATTAAAGGTTACTATTCCTGAAAATATGGGAGACATGGAAACAGTTCCCACGTTCTTCTCATAATCTTACTTCCCCCTCTTCTTTatctttttttaattaatttgttaattagtttattaattttagtagttaCTGAGTGCAACCGTTGTATGGTACGATGGACAAAAATTATAGATTGCATTATGATAAACAATGACCATTTAAGGTTAAAAAGTAACCGCTTTTTAAAAAAATGTTGTCGTTATAATACCTAAAAGTGGCAATTCTTAATATAAAACGGTCACTTTTATCATAAAATGATCACTTGTTATGCCGTACAATACAACAGTCCTATAGTATAatttctaattaattttatgtgattttctctttctctctgtCTCTAGTCTCTTCTTGACAAAATGTTGTCTCACTTCCCTAGGTATTATTTTATTAGTTCATTTTATaaatattaaaaattaaaaataaactaattttcttaagttttcaCTTAATTTTCTTCCATAAATACTCCTAGCTTCTTGCCCTAACACCCCCTCTTTCCCTTTCTCATTCCCAATTTTGCTATTATTTTCTCACTAATTAAATTTCATTTAGCTTACACTTACTCTCCACATAAAGAGAATTACCTCTTTTATCAACCTTTCATCATTTGTGATCATGGTATGTTTAATTACTCAACCCTTAATTTTCTTCTTACTAATACCACTAGGTCAATTATGAATTTTGGTTAGTTCAACTTAAAAATGATTGACAATCAAGGATATATATGTAGTAAATATATTgtggttttttttgtttaaatgaaTAAGTCTTACATAAAACCGTTGTCTATATAAAACATGTTCATTTAAATTATACTGAACTACTGAAGTGTTCTACACATACAACGATCTTACTTAAGTTTTTACTATTTTTGCTATCAAGTGAGGTAGTAcaaggtaagaaaagggaatTCAAACCGGTAACCTATTAATTATCGATAGAAGATATAATACTAATAAAGTGTATGTGTGGAATGAATAATTATGTATGTAGGGGTATGGAAAGCCAGCATGGTTAGACGCCCTATACAGGGAGAAGTTTTTTGAGAATTGTGGTGCACATGAAAGTGCAAAGAAGAATGaaaagaacgtactttgcttGGATTGTTGCACTAGTCTTTGTCCTCATTGCATTTCTATGCACCGTTTCCACCGTCTTATTCAAGTTCGACGTTATGTTTACCATGATGTTATTAGACTTGAAGACCTTGAGAAAGTCATTGATTGTTCTAATGTTCAGGTTggtataattgttattttgttttcttgattatttatgtttattttatcaaaattGATGGTTTGTATAATGGTAAAAACTCTCATATCTTAAATACGTTAGGGTTCCATAATTAATAATGAttccggaaaaaaaaaacttaagaTTCTTATAgatgaaggaaaaaaaaaacataagctCGGGCATGGTGTATCATTAATTACGTTTAGTATCTCGAAACACAGTGTCCCAATTGACGGTGTAGGGTCTCATGACTCATTCAACTCGGAGTAAAAAATGATTATATTTTATCCCTTATTATTTAAACATTATCTTGTGTATGGTCTAAAGAGTGGCAAGTCAAGTCGAAATAACCTAATTTAGGGAGTATATTGTTTTTTTGGTTGTTAAATAAAGGAGTTATAGACTTATATGAGCGATTTTTATGCTGATAGGACTCGAACCCAGATCATGAGTACCACCAGCACCTCTCACACCTTGCTATTACTATAAAGACTCTATTGGTTTGAATTATGTTATGTTTGCTCATAATTCAGTTACCTTTGTTACTAATGATGTTCAATTTTACCTATTTTATTTAGGCTTATACTATAAATAGTGCGAAGGTGATATTTATCAAGAAACGACCTCAAAATCGACAGTTTAAAGGAGCTGGAAACTATTGTACTTCATGTGATAGAAGCCTTCAAGAACCCTATATTCATTGCTCTTTGGGATGCAAGGTTTGTTATTGTAACTTGCTCTTAATACTTTCATCTTCAGTATTATTTCTGATTTTACTGAATTTCTATACTTGTTAATTATTTATGATAATCAATTGTTGGTGAATTTTAGTTACGAGACTTCGTCTTCAAAATATATACCCGTACAATTTTGTAAAAGATACGAGTACTACAACAATCAAGTATCTAACTTTAATTAATTAGCTACTAGTACTATTtctaaattaattttttattGAAACTTGAACCTTAGTGTTTAACTTTAGCTATGTGTAGTTACATAACAGTCAATAAGTCAAGTATATATAAACAAACAAACATTTAGGGCTGTGTTCCGATATTTAAAAATAGGGTTAGCAAATCGAAATTTTTACATGAAACAGTCTCACACGTAAAAAAATTCGCGTTAAGCAAATTGAAGTCTATTTATCGAGTAATATGAATTCTAGTTTTTAAACGTTAGATAATATGAATTCTCGACTAGATAATATGAATTCTCAGACTAATAATTAGAAAACGAGTAACAACGAAAggaaaaaaagggaagaaattGACCACAAATTATATGTTCTATTTTATAAAATTAGACTTATTTTCAAATGTGATTATGTTATCTAATATTACTTCGATTATattaggtggattttgtgttaaCACACAATAATAGGGATATATCACCATACCTAAGGGCATGCAAGGTATTGCAATTAAGCCCGGACTTCTTATACCCTCAAGACATGGGAGATGATGACATGACAAACGAGACAACTAACTCGACCATAGTGGATGACTGCGACGAGCCAATGAGCTCATGCTCCGGCTCATCAGGGTCCGATAACATGAGTATATCATGTAACAACGATATTGTGAGAAAGAAGAGAAGTGGGTTGTACGTGTGTGGAAGATCAATTACTAAGATTTCCGACCAAGATATGGCTACTAGTATGAGTAGAAGAAAAGGCATTCCTCATCGATCTCCTCTTTGCTAAATTTTGTATTATTAAAACCTAATAAAAGTTAATAAtttcattattttcatttcatttctattAGATTTTTCATGTTATTTATATTACTTTAGACTATTAGTTTTGTTATTGGACTTATTAATACAAATTTCGGTTTAGGTAGTTCAAGTCATTTGTTGGTGCTTTATTAGGTACTCTCTTAGTCCCGATCGattatcatttgtttgccttttatTTTTTATGAGACATATTTTAATCATTTGTTGGTGTTTTATTAGGTACTCCGTTTAGTTTATGATGACTTTTATATATGACCAATTCAGAGGGTTGACAATGTTCGCGTCAAATATAAATAAGTCTGGCTACATTACCCAGTTTGATTATCTAGTTGCGTTAGCTAGTTTAATTTTCAGATTTAAATTGAGTCTCAAACCAATTTATACAAATAAAACAATTctacaaaaataaaaattgaacCTTTAACAAATCGAGAGCATCTCGATTCTTTATGAGGCGTATTTTAATTATTTGTTGGTGCTTTATTAGTTAATCCGATACGTTTTAGTTGTGATGACTTTTATATATGACCAACCTAGAGGGTTAGACAATGTTTGCATCAAATATAAATAAGTCTGGTTTCAATGTTACAATAGCTATGGCCTGATTTTCTGGTTGCATTAGCTAGTATATTTTTCAATTTAAATTGAGTCTCAAAACCAATTTATACAGATAAGAATTAAACCTATAACAAACCGAGCTCAACTCGATTCTAACATATTTGCATTGTAACCAAATTCGAACAACCTAAGACAATCTTAACTTAAAAGTTAAAACCTCCCATAACCTTCATTTATTTTCACCTCTGTTTTTATCGAGTGTGAGAGCTGTCTTTAattaagacggttttatacaagAATAGATGTTCGGACAATACTGATCATACATATTACATACTCCAAAAGtacaaaagatgagaaaaacacaaaaccttatCTAACCTTATCAAAGACAATTGGCAGAAAACACATCCACATAGAGCCAATAGAGGTAACACAAATGACATGGCAACCATTCATTCAACTCAATTAGATTCACCCAATCCCCTTCTCCCCTTTTCTTTCCAACTCTTTTCCTTCCCCTCACATTCTTGCACCACAAACACTCACATTCTTACACCAGAGAAAACAGCAACTGTATCTAATACAACAACAATGGCTTCTCTTTCAGCTGTTTCAATGGCAACACCAatcacaacaacaaccaccaaaaCCACCTTCTTCAACCCCTTATCCATCAAACCCCAATGGGCTAAACCCATGGGACAGAGGCCCAATGTGATGGGGTTCAAGGTGCAGGCTTCACTCAAGGAGAAGGCTGTTACTGGACTCACTGCGACCGCACTTACTGTATCTATGATGATTCCTGATATTGCTGAAGCCGCCGAGCTTCAGCCGTCTTTGAAGAATTTCTTGGGTAGTATTGTTGCTGGTGGTGTTGTCTTGACTGCCATCTTAGGTGCTATTATTGCTGTTTCCAACTTCGATCCTGTTAAACGTGCTTGATTTTGTTTTTCGTGTATTTTgttattgaatgaatgaatgaacttGTTTACTTTAATTTGTATGATATTTATATGAATGCCTTTGATGTAATAACTTGATATTGTTATGTCAACGTGACATTTTATTGCATTACAAAATTTAGTTGTATCCGTTTGAGTGACCGGGTAATTAGTATCACCGTCTCATATGCATAATGTATGTCTATTCAGTTGCGATTCTGAAACTCAGTACCGTTCAGTAGCAATATATCAGGTTGTCTGCAAGAAGACTCTCTACGTCCGAGAAGATGCTGTTCCCTTGGCCAAGGGCGCGTAGTTAAATATAATGTCTGAGTAAGATGCAGAAAACAACAGCAAACACGCGTGCACTAGAACAACAGAATTGATAAAAACTTAAACAACCGAAATTACCAAGAACAACAGAATTGATAAACACGGTATTTGTTTAACAGGCGACCAGATAGTCCGATGCATGACCTAATGATCCCTGATTCCCTGGTACATCTAAGTTTAACAAAGAAAATAGCAGTTCAAGATTTACAGCCTgtatgaatgaaaaacaataacaGTACTCTAAAATTTGAAACTAAATTCTCAACCAACAAATCCAATTATCATTAATCAGATAAACTTTATACAATACTATAAATCTACAATCAGAGTTCTTCACAACTAAATACAAAATCAATTAAATCAAATACTAATACTACTGTAATGTCCTAATCAATTATAACCCTAATTAAAATACGTCTCACAAAGAATGAATAATGGGACAAAAGGATTATCAACCAATATACCGAACCCCAACAGATTTGCAGAGAGGACATGTATTGTTAACAACTAACCAACTTTTAACACAGTCAAAGTGAAACATATGTCGACAATCAAGAAACCCGATACAGTCGCCCTCCTCGTAATCATCTTGGCATATGCTACAAATATCAGTCTCCACTTCGCTGTCGACCACATGGGTTTTAGTCAGAATTTGGAACCCAACCAAGTCCTTCCTCGAATCAGCAATTAACTTGGAATCGTTAATTAAAAACTCGATTTGTTGTTGAATGTATACCTCCAGAGCAACAGTCGACATCGACATCCGGCTTTCCAATTCTTGCAAGATTGTATATCGGCGGTTGATGTAGTCCTGTTCTTCGTGAATGTAGTCCGACAATGAACTTCTAAAAAACTCGATATCGTATTCTTCCATGGTGTCGGGACTTGTGTTTAAGTAATAATCCTCGATGAAGGAATCCATTGAAATAAATTTCACACAAGATTAATAGAGCGATGTTG from Silene latifolia isolate original U9 population chromosome 10, ASM4854445v1, whole genome shotgun sequence encodes:
- the LOC141608378 gene encoding protein RGF1 INDUCIBLE TRANSCRIPTION FACTOR 1 is translated as MGDMETGYGKPAWLDALYREKFFENCGAHESAKKNEKNVLCLDCCTSLCPHCISMHRFHRLIQVRRYVYHDVIRLEDLEKVIDCSNVQAYTINSAKVIFIKKRPQNRQFKGAGNYCTSCDRSLQEPYIHCSLGCKVDFVLTHNNRDISPYLRACKVLQLSPDFLYPQDMGDDDMTNETTNSTIVDDCDEPMSSCSGSSGSDNMSISCNNDIVRKKRSGLYVCGRSITKISDQDMATSMSRRKGIPHRSPLC
- the LOC141606096 gene encoding uncharacterized protein LOC141606096, translating into MATIHSTQLDSPNPLLPFSFQLFSFPSHSCTTNTHILTPEKTATVSNTTTMASLSAVSMATPITTTTTKTTFFNPLSIKPQWAKPMGQRPNVMGFKVQASLKEKAVTGLTATALTVSMMIPDIAEAAELQPSLKNFLGSIVAGGVVLTAILGAIIAVSNFDPVKRA